A part of Lacinutrix sp. 5H-3-7-4 genomic DNA contains:
- a CDS encoding M1 family metallopeptidase — MKQFLYIIIALIFFSAEAQQTEYVDFKTAKASLYVDLEKKEVIGTIIYTFDILKKTDSIFLDSNNIDFDIVYYNDLEYLINLPNAEKFDGTIRGDFEPSKDNVLTLKYHVKPQQALYFIEKNEGIQVWTQGQGKYTSNWLPSLDDTNDKIEFDLTIIVDSSYKVISNGKLLKVDKSKGFNTWHYNMQKPMPSYLVALAIGKYNKKEITSKSGVPIALYYYPEDSAKVEPTYRYTKQMFDFLEEEIGVAYPWQNYKQVPVKDFLYSGMENTTLTIFSDDFMIDETSFVDKNYVNVNAHELAHQWFGDYITATEGKHHWLQEGFATYYALLAERDIFGDDYYYNTLYEYAKELINQQVKDEATPLLDPKSSSVTFYKKGAWALHILKEKIGEKAFKTAVKNYLNKYAFKNVNTDNFLTEVEKVSGQNLDAFKKEWLLSKDLPIAKMRTTLKKNESIAFLETIEDADYLKYRTDENGYIPSSLVMELPKGYYTERIAVLNEALKKPDYPTYKELIQEAFNSNEIKVRQLLANRMPEGFKKENESLLQDASYLTKELALINLWNNYPYDRSKYLEATKDVIGFNNKNVRCLWLTLALVTKEYNPRLNTIYINELTGYTSPEYGFQTRENAFNYINKLQIFNVDSLLNLIDATSHHNWRFKSFARDLLKSLSEDEKYKEIIVNLQEQLKEK; from the coding sequence ATGAAACAGTTCCTATACATAATAATTGCGTTAATATTTTTTTCCGCGGAAGCGCAACAAACAGAATATGTAGATTTCAAGACTGCTAAGGCTTCTTTGTATGTAGATTTAGAGAAAAAGGAAGTTATTGGTACTATAATTTATACTTTTGATATTTTAAAAAAAACAGATTCTATTTTTTTAGATTCTAATAATATAGATTTTGATATAGTTTATTATAATGATTTAGAATATTTAATTAATTTACCAAATGCAGAAAAGTTTGATGGTACTATTAGAGGAGATTTTGAACCTTCAAAGGATAATGTCCTTACATTAAAGTATCATGTAAAGCCACAACAGGCTTTATATTTTATTGAAAAGAATGAAGGTATACAGGTTTGGACGCAAGGTCAAGGGAAATATACAAGTAACTGGCTGCCTAGTTTAGACGATACTAACGATAAAATAGAATTTGATTTGACAATTATAGTCGATTCTTCTTATAAAGTTATTTCTAATGGAAAATTATTAAAGGTTGATAAATCTAAAGGTTTTAATACTTGGCATTACAACATGCAAAAACCTATGCCTAGTTATCTTGTAGCATTAGCTATTGGTAAATACAATAAAAAGGAAATAACCTCTAAAAGCGGCGTGCCGATTGCGCTGTATTATTATCCTGAAGATTCGGCTAAAGTTGAGCCAACATACCGCTACACAAAGCAAATGTTCGATTTCTTGGAAGAAGAAATTGGTGTAGCTTATCCTTGGCAAAACTACAAACAAGTACCAGTAAAAGACTTTTTGTATTCTGGTATGGAAAACACAACACTTACTATTTTTAGCGATGATTTTATGATTGATGAAACTTCGTTTGTAGATAAAAACTACGTAAACGTAAATGCTCACGAGCTTGCACACCAATGGTTTGGCGATTATATTACAGCCACAGAAGGAAAACACCATTGGCTTCAAGAAGGTTTTGCTACTTATTATGCCTTATTAGCAGAACGAGATATTTTTGGTGATGACTATTACTACAATACACTTTATGAATACGCAAAAGAGTTAATAAACCAACAAGTAAAAGATGAAGCCACACCTTTATTAGACCCAAAATCAAGTAGTGTTACCTTTTATAAAAAAGGCGCTTGGGCTTTGCATATTTTAAAAGAGAAAATAGGAGAGAAGGCATTTAAAACCGCTGTAAAAAACTATTTAAATAAATATGCGTTTAAAAATGTAAACACAGATAATTTTTTAACTGAAGTTGAAAAAGTTTCTGGACAGAATTTAGATGCTTTTAAAAAAGAGTGGTTACTGTCTAAAGATTTGCCAATTGCTAAAATGAGAACAACTCTAAAAAAGAATGAAAGTATTGCTTTTTTAGAAACTATTGAAGATGCAGATTATTTAAAATACAGAACAGACGAAAACGGTTACATACCATCAAGTCTAGTTATGGAATTACCAAAAGGGTATTATACTGAAAGAATAGCGGTTTTAAATGAAGCGCTAAAGAAGCCAGATTATCCTACTTATAAAGAGTTAATTCAAGAGGCTTTTAACTCTAACGAAATAAAAGTAAGACAACTATTAGCAAATAGAATGCCTGAAGGATTTAAAAAAGAAAATGAATCGTTATTACAAGACGCTTCTTACCTTACAAAAGAGCTTGCTTTAATAAATTTATGGAACAACTATCCTTACGATAGGTCTAAATATTTAGAAGCAACTAAAGATGTTATTGGTTTCAATAATAAAAATGTAAGATGCTTGTGGTTAACTTTAGCGCTTGTAACAAAAGAATATAACCCAAGGTTAAACACAATATATATTAATGAATTAACAGGTTATACTTCGCCAGAATATGGATTCCAAACTCGCGAAAATGCATTTAATTATATAAATAAGCTTCAAATATTTAATGTTGATTCGTTGTTAAATTTAATAGACGCTACATCGCATCATAACTGGCGATTTAAGAGTTTTGCTAGAGATTTATTGAAATCATTAAGCGAAGATGAAAAATATAAAGAGATAATTGTTAATTTGCAGGAGCAATTAAAAGAAAAGTAA
- a CDS encoding patatin family protein, which translates to MKALVISGGGSKGAFAGGVAQYLIEQEGKEYDMFLGTSTGSLLIPYLATENLGKLYDIFTHVNQHSIFSINPFVVKKKKGREYVSINYFNTMLQFIKKRRTFGESKALRRNIKKNFTEAEFNQIRATKEDVVVTVANLSKNRTEYKSINDFEYEEFCDWIWISCNYIPFMSLVKKNGFEYADGGLGCVVPIREAINRGATEIDAIILESENLEYNKVLGKNPFSLMINLFGHLLDQVERGDITIGKLAALHKNVTLNLYYTPTKLTENSLIFNKGLMEKWWMEGFLYAQEKHGDNNPNSSTVPIKPIEDE; encoded by the coding sequence TTGAAAGCATTAGTAATTTCTGGTGGCGGAAGTAAAGGCGCATTTGCGGGTGGCGTAGCTCAATATCTTATAGAACAGGAAGGAAAAGAGTACGACATGTTTTTAGGAACCTCTACGGGAAGCTTACTTATTCCTTATTTGGCCACAGAAAATCTTGGTAAACTCTACGATATTTTTACACACGTAAACCAACATTCTATTTTTAGTATCAACCCTTTTGTTGTAAAAAAGAAAAAAGGTAGAGAATATGTGTCTATTAATTATTTTAATACCATGCTTCAGTTTATAAAAAAACGAAGAACATTTGGTGAAAGTAAAGCGCTAAGACGAAATATTAAAAAAAACTTTACCGAAGCAGAGTTTAATCAAATTAGAGCAACTAAAGAAGATGTTGTTGTAACAGTAGCTAACCTATCTAAAAACCGAACAGAATATAAATCTATAAACGATTTTGAATATGAAGAGTTTTGCGATTGGATTTGGATTTCATGCAACTACATTCCATTTATGTCTCTAGTAAAGAAAAATGGTTTTGAGTATGCTGATGGTGGTTTGGGTTGTGTTGTACCAATAAGAGAAGCTATTAATAGAGGTGCAACAGAAATTGACGCTATTATTCTTGAAAGTGAAAACCTAGAATACAATAAAGTATTAGGTAAAAATCCCTTTTCACTTATGATTAATCTTTTTGGCCATTTGCTTGATCAAGTAGAGCGAGGAGATATTACAATTGGAAAACTAGCAGCATTGCATAAAAATGTAACACTTAACTTATACTACACACCAACAAAATTGACAGAGAACTCGTTAATTTTTAATAAAGGATTAATGGAAAAATGGTGGATGGAAGGTTTTCTTTACGCTCAAGAAAAACATGGTGATAATAACCCTAATAGTTCTACAGTACCTATAAAACCTATAGAAGATGAATAA
- a CDS encoding LuxR C-terminal-related transcriptional regulator encodes MISHIEKQFLFALFFITSVLFNGLSAQNISYYKDFNQIQTFKTINTVKFTTYTKTINDGLNSCYYWFKIETPSNKDNYIQFKNQHLTNITAFQNNKPLKPLKLERFYTFKTNATAPIFVKVESKRESFIPIKIYNDFQFHFHEKKQILLIGLYNGFAIVILLLNLFYFLNFKDYTFLYYFFFLLSISFGLFISDGILNLFTIPKRIIDVIETLDHFLVAVTGVIFASSFLQVESYYPKLKYLSLSLVGIIGILSVCYVSSFNFFYYTILELLVFIVCAVYVISAGFLFKKNNFSKIFLLAYFFILILGFCYYVAKLIGIYTFGISSNIVKIGGIIEMLVLSFAVVYRTKILKNENNAIRADIDLHIEEIKELTATVHKQKSNKKEIETTQLLSFRETEILQLISLGKTNKEIALELHISENTVKYHVKNIYTKLNIKSRKEVPLVINKKDKLQ; translated from the coding sequence TTGATTTCGCACATAGAAAAACAATTTCTGTTTGCTCTATTTTTTATTACTTCAGTTTTATTTAATGGACTTTCAGCACAAAACATTTCGTATTATAAAGATTTTAACCAAATACAAACTTTTAAAACAATTAACACTGTAAAGTTTACTACTTATACTAAAACCATTAATGATGGCTTAAACTCCTGTTATTATTGGTTTAAAATCGAAACGCCTTCTAATAAAGACAACTACATACAGTTTAAAAATCAACACCTTACAAATATTACTGCGTTTCAAAACAATAAACCTTTAAAACCATTAAAATTAGAGCGATTTTATACTTTTAAAACCAATGCTACTGCTCCTATTTTTGTTAAAGTAGAGTCTAAAAGAGAATCTTTTATTCCTATTAAAATATACAACGACTTTCAATTTCATTTTCACGAAAAAAAACAAATATTGCTAATTGGTCTATACAATGGTTTTGCAATTGTAATACTACTACTTAACTTATTTTATTTTTTAAATTTTAAAGATTATACATTTCTTTATTACTTTTTCTTTTTACTTTCTATAAGTTTTGGATTATTTATTAGCGATGGTATTTTAAACTTATTTACAATACCTAAGCGCATAATAGATGTTATAGAAACCTTAGATCATTTTTTAGTTGCCGTTACAGGTGTAATTTTTGCAAGTTCGTTTTTACAAGTTGAAAGTTATTATCCTAAACTTAAATACCTTTCATTAAGCTTAGTTGGTATTATTGGTATTCTTTCTGTTTGTTACGTTTCTAGTTTTAACTTTTTTTACTATACTATTTTAGAACTCTTAGTATTTATAGTTTGTGCTGTTTATGTTATAAGTGCAGGATTTCTTTTTAAGAAAAATAATTTTTCTAAAATATTTTTACTTGCATATTTTTTTATACTCATCTTAGGTTTTTGCTATTATGTTGCTAAGTTAATTGGTATATATACGTTTGGCATCTCCTCTAACATTGTTAAAATTGGTGGTATAATAGAAATGCTCGTACTCTCTTTTGCAGTTGTATACAGAACTAAAATTCTAAAAAATGAAAATAATGCAATAAGAGCAGATATAGATTTACATATTGAAGAAATAAAAGAACTTACCGCCACGGTACATAAACAAAAGTCTAATAAAAAAGAAATAGAAACAACACAATTATTAAGCTTTAGAGAAACTGAAATTTTACAACTTATAAGTTTAGGAAAAACCAATAAAGAGATTGCTTTAGAATTACATATCTCTGAAAACACCGTTAAATATCATGTTAAAAACATATACACGAAACTAAATATTAAAAGTCGCAAAGAAGTGCCTCTAGTTATTAACAAAAAAGACAAACTGCAGTAA
- a CDS encoding FAD/NAD(P)-binding protein, whose translation MNQPIQTIAIIGCGPRGLSALENLMIALAKAEFKSLPKVIIFEKSSQLGCGSIYNLNQPDTNWLNISERALTIDQRPALDFKHFKIEGFQSYHDWTGKSKDDIINNKHEVFPKRSEIGKYLKARYNSIAKTLEEHDILSVFNTEVIEVENNNPCFTITAKNGNTYNADDVVLTIGHQETKCSQQLKDWLKYAKGNSDVNLFLKSYPIENLLAIDYKTEAHNVGLRGFGLATIDVIRALTKANGGHFEVVNTETHKMKYHRGESELKLIPFSLDGLPMASKPLNSKIDALFTPSASKILSFKSELLQIRDNESYSNGNTFLIEAIATVVAHQYMLLGNHAYQHNFTENALKSIIEAYLKDDSYTHELLLSHDNAPEVIIQAYVDMATATKPISLDYCLGQVWRHCEPTLYAMMSHSKLKDQVIDQVIALDERMKRYAFGPPIESLQQLLALTYQGTLNLNFVNNPEIALKENGWKLQKHNQEIIVDTMINAVLDSPKIEKVIAPIVTNLLSDNLIQAIHSKLGVETKPNGLVISKNKKQTLNLAVLGRLAKGSVVGVDAILECFGPRIKDWANGVVERIHDKN comes from the coding sequence ATGAACCAACCCATACAAACCATTGCTATAATTGGATGTGGACCAAGAGGTCTTTCAGCATTAGAAAATTTAATGATTGCTTTAGCAAAAGCCGAGTTTAAATCACTTCCAAAGGTTATAATTTTCGAAAAATCGTCGCAATTAGGCTGTGGTTCAATTTACAATTTAAACCAACCAGATACTAACTGGTTAAATATTTCGGAACGTGCATTAACTATAGACCAAAGACCTGCATTAGATTTTAAGCATTTTAAAATTGAAGGTTTTCAATCTTACCATGATTGGACAGGAAAAAGTAAAGACGACATTATAAATAACAAACATGAAGTCTTCCCAAAACGATCGGAAATAGGAAAATATTTAAAAGCACGCTACAACTCTATTGCAAAAACGCTAGAAGAGCACGATATTTTATCTGTTTTTAATACTGAAGTTATAGAGGTTGAAAACAACAATCCGTGTTTTACAATTACTGCAAAAAATGGCAATACCTATAATGCAGACGACGTTGTGCTAACTATTGGTCACCAAGAAACTAAATGCTCGCAACAGCTTAAAGACTGGTTAAAATATGCCAAAGGAAATAGTGATGTAAACCTCTTTTTAAAATCGTACCCAATAGAAAATTTACTTGCTATAGATTATAAAACCGAAGCGCATAACGTAGGCCTTAGAGGTTTTGGTCTAGCAACTATAGATGTTATTAGAGCTTTAACTAAAGCAAATGGCGGCCATTTTGAAGTGGTTAATACAGAAACTCATAAAATGAAATATCATCGAGGAGAAAGCGAATTAAAACTTATTCCTTTTTCTTTAGATGGTTTACCAATGGCAAGCAAACCTTTAAACTCTAAAATAGACGCATTATTTACACCAAGTGCTTCTAAAATTTTAAGTTTTAAGTCAGAATTACTTCAAATTAGAGATAATGAATCGTACAGTAATGGTAATACATTTTTAATTGAAGCCATTGCAACGGTTGTTGCACACCAGTATATGCTATTAGGGAACCACGCTTACCAACATAATTTTACAGAAAACGCTTTAAAATCAATAATTGAAGCGTATTTAAAAGACGATAGTTATACACATGAGCTGCTACTATCGCATGATAACGCACCAGAAGTAATTATTCAAGCTTATGTAGACATGGCAACCGCCACAAAACCTATAAGTTTAGATTATTGTCTAGGTCAAGTTTGGCGACACTGCGAACCTACTTTATACGCTATGATGTCGCACTCTAAATTAAAAGACCAAGTTATAGACCAAGTTATTGCGCTAGACGAACGCATGAAACGTTACGCCTTTGGACCGCCAATAGAAAGCTTACAACAACTTTTAGCTTTAACCTATCAAGGCACTCTAAATTTAAACTTTGTAAACAATCCAGAAATTGCTTTAAAAGAAAACGGTTGGAAACTGCAAAAACACAACCAAGAGATTATAGTAGACACTATGATTAATGCGGTTTTAGACAGCCCTAAAATTGAAAAAGTAATCGCTCCAATTGTAACAAATTTATTAAGCGACAATTTAATACAAGCTATACATAGTAAATTAGGTGTAGAAACTAAACCTAACGGATTAGTAATTTCTAAAAACAAAAAACAAACTCTTAATCTAGCCGTTTTAGGTAGGCTTGCAAAAGGTAGTGTTGTTGGTGTAGATGCTATTTTAGAATGTTTTGGACCTAGAATTAAAGATTGGGCAAATGGTGTGGTTGAGCGTATTCACGATAAAAATTAA
- a CDS encoding CIA30 family protein: MKLLATILTLFTIMSTTPIFTFSKNANISNWRIVDDIVMGGKSNGTFSLNNDGYGEFSGKISLENNGGFSSVRYNMKTIAIKATSKIIVKLKGDGKTYQLRIKANTNDRHSYIKPFTTTGEWQTISIDLNAMYPTFRGKTLDIPNFDKPSIEELAFLIGNKKEEHFKLLIESISLQ; encoded by the coding sequence ATGAAATTATTAGCTACTATTTTAACCTTATTTACAATAATGAGCACTACTCCTATTTTTACATTTTCTAAAAACGCTAACATTTCTAACTGGCGTATTGTGGACGATATTGTAATGGGCGGAAAATCTAACGGAACCTTTTCATTAAACAATGATGGTTACGGTGAGTTTAGCGGTAAAATATCTTTAGAAAATAATGGTGGCTTTTCTTCTGTACGCTATAACATGAAAACCATAGCGATTAAAGCAACTTCTAAAATTATAGTAAAATTAAAAGGTGATGGCAAAACCTACCAACTTAGAATAAAAGCAAATACTAACGATAGGCATTCGTACATAAAACCATTTACTACCACTGGCGAATGGCAAACTATAAGTATCGATTTAAATGCTATGTATCCCACTTTTCGAGGTAAAACGCTAGATATTCCAAATTTTGATAAACCTTCAATAGAAGAACTTGCATTTTTAATTGGCAATAAAAAAGAAGAACATTTTAAACTACTTATAGAAAGTATTAGTTTACAGTAA
- a CDS encoding tRNA-(ms[2]io[6]A)-hydroxylase has product MLHLKLETDPRWVTIVESNIEEILTDHAWCEQKAATNAITIITNNSEHEELVTELIKLAQEELEHFQMVHDIIKKRGYTLGRERKDHYVNQLYKFMNKGGSRQQSFVDRLLFSAMIEARSCERFKLLSKRIKDKELSKFYHDLMISEAGHYTTFITFARKYGKGIDVDKRWKELVAFEGELIKSYGKSETIHG; this is encoded by the coding sequence ATGCTTCACTTAAAACTAGAAACCGATCCACGTTGGGTAACCATTGTAGAAAGTAATATTGAAGAAATTTTAACCGATCATGCTTGGTGCGAACAAAAAGCAGCTACAAACGCTATAACAATAATCACCAACAATAGTGAACATGAAGAGTTGGTAACAGAGCTTATAAAATTAGCTCAAGAAGAATTGGAGCATTTCCAGATGGTTCACGATATTATTAAAAAACGCGGCTACACTTTAGGTCGTGAGCGTAAAGACCATTACGTAAACCAATTGTATAAGTTTATGAATAAAGGCGGAAGCAGACAACAAAGCTTTGTCGATCGCTTATTATTTTCTGCAATGATAGAAGCACGTAGTTGCGAACGTTTTAAACTTTTATCGAAACGTATAAAAGACAAAGAACTATCTAAATTTTACCACGATTTAATGATTAGCGAAGCTGGACATTACACTACATTTATAACCTTTGCAAGAAAATATGGCAAAGGCATTGATGTAGATAAACGCTGGAAAGAGCTTGTAGCATTCGAAGGCGAATTAATTAAAAGCTACGGTAAAAGCGAAACCATTCACGGCTAA
- the recG gene encoding ATP-dependent DNA helicase RecG, producing the protein MATNLQTPIDYLKGVGPNRADLLRKELGIHTYQDLINLFPNRYLDRTKYYKINQLNPSTAEVQIIGKITSFKEVAQKRGKRLVATFQDETGTMELVWFRGQKWIRESLKKNVPYVIFGKTNLFGGKFNMPHPDIELKTEHEQNLRSTMQPIYPSTEKLSNKGITNRMMMKIMQNLFIETGGKFVETLSKNILENLKIISKSEALFNIHFPKSPELLFKAQFRLKFEELFYIQLQLILKNLIHKSKIKGFPFENVGALFNTFFKHHLPFELTGAQKRVLKEIRADLGSNAQMNRLLQGDVGSGKTIVALMSMLMALDNGFQACLMAPTEILSVQHYNGLVDLCKELNISIKLLTGSSKTLERREIHDMLENGELDILIGTHALLEDKVKFKNLGLAIIDEQHRFGVKQRSKLWKKNTFPPHVLVMTATPIPRTLAMSVYGDLDISIIDELPPGRKTIKTVHRYDSNRLKVFQFLRSEIKKKRQVYIVYPLIQESAQMDYKDLMDGYESIARDFPAPEFQISIVHGKMKPADKEFEMQRFIKGQTQIMVATTVIEVGVNVPNASVMIIESAERFGLSQLHQLRGRVGRGAEQSYCILMTSHKLSENSKKRIETMVRTNDGFEIAEVDLKLRGPGDIMGTQQSGILNLRIADIVKDNDILQHARYYAKKVLEKDPSLGHPENAVILETYRQMSKYKNIWNYIS; encoded by the coding sequence ATGGCAACTAACCTACAAACTCCTATAGACTACTTAAAAGGTGTTGGACCAAATCGTGCCGATTTGCTTCGCAAAGAACTTGGCATACACACTTACCAAGATTTAATAAATCTATTTCCAAATCGCTATTTAGACCGTACAAAATACTATAAAATTAACCAGTTAAACCCAAGTACGGCCGAAGTACAAATTATAGGAAAAATTACAAGTTTTAAGGAAGTCGCACAAAAAAGAGGCAAACGATTAGTAGCTACTTTTCAAGACGAAACTGGCACCATGGAATTGGTTTGGTTTCGAGGTCAAAAATGGATTCGTGAATCGCTAAAAAAAAATGTGCCTTACGTGATTTTTGGCAAAACAAATTTGTTTGGAGGCAAGTTTAACATGCCACATCCAGACATAGAATTAAAGACAGAACACGAGCAAAATTTACGCTCTACAATGCAACCCATTTATCCTTCGACAGAGAAACTTTCTAACAAAGGAATCACTAACAGAATGATGATGAAAATCATGCAAAATCTGTTTATAGAAACGGGTGGGAAATTTGTTGAAACGCTCTCGAAAAACATCCTCGAAAATCTTAAAATAATTTCTAAATCTGAAGCCCTTTTTAACATCCATTTCCCTAAGAGTCCAGAGCTACTTTTTAAGGCACAATTTAGACTAAAATTTGAAGAATTATTTTACATACAATTACAATTAATTTTAAAAAATTTAATTCATAAATCTAAAATAAAAGGCTTTCCTTTTGAAAACGTTGGAGCACTTTTTAATACCTTTTTTAAACACCATTTACCGTTTGAATTAACTGGTGCACAAAAACGAGTACTTAAAGAAATTAGGGCAGATTTAGGTAGTAATGCACAAATGAACCGACTTTTACAAGGCGATGTTGGTTCTGGAAAAACAATTGTTGCACTAATGTCAATGTTAATGGCGCTTGACAATGGTTTTCAAGCCTGTTTAATGGCGCCAACTGAAATTTTGTCAGTCCAGCACTATAACGGTTTGGTTGACTTGTGTAAAGAATTGAATATCAGTATAAAATTACTTACAGGTTCAAGTAAAACTTTAGAGCGTCGTGAAATACACGACATGCTAGAAAATGGCGAATTAGACATCTTAATTGGCACACATGCTTTACTAGAAGATAAAGTAAAATTTAAAAATTTAGGACTGGCAATTATAGATGAGCAACATCGATTTGGAGTAAAACAACGTTCTAAATTATGGAAAAAAAACACCTTTCCTCCTCACGTTTTGGTGATGACTGCAACTCCAATTCCGCGAACATTAGCCATGTCGGTTTATGGCGATTTAGACATCTCAATTATAGACGAATTACCACCCGGAAGAAAGACCATAAAAACGGTTCATAGATACGACTCAAATAGGCTAAAAGTTTTTCAGTTTTTACGATCTGAAATCAAGAAAAAAAGACAGGTTTATATTGTCTATCCATTGATACAAGAAAGTGCTCAAATGGACTACAAAGATTTAATGGATGGCTACGAAAGTATTGCTCGAGATTTTCCTGCTCCAGAGTTTCAAATTTCTATTGTTCATGGCAAAATGAAACCTGCAGATAAGGAGTTCGAAATGCAAAGATTTATAAAAGGTCAAACACAAATTATGGTAGCAACAACTGTAATTGAAGTTGGCGTAAATGTGCCAAATGCATCGGTAATGATTATTGAAAGCGCAGAGCGTTTTGGGCTTTCACAATTACACCAATTACGTGGTCGTGTTGGTCGTGGTGCAGAGCAAAGTTATTGCATTTTAATGACGAGCCATAAACTCTCAGAAAACAGTAAAAAACGCATTGAAACCATGGTAAGAACTAATGATGGTTTTGAAATTGCCGAAGTAGATTTAAAACTTCGTGGTCCTGGAGATATTATGGGAACACAACAAAGCGGTATATTAAATCTTAGAATTGCAGATATTGTAAAAGACAACGACATTTTACAACACGCTAGATATTACGCAAAAAAGGTTTTAGAAAAAGATCCATCGCTTGGCCACCCAGAAAATGCTGTAATTCTAGAAACATACAGGCAAATGAGTAAGTACAAGAATATTTGGAATTATATTAGCTAA
- a CDS encoding FMN-binding glutamate synthase family protein — protein sequence MNTFLNFISNISWWMWILIVLIIIAIRDIFQKKHTISHNFPIVGHLRYWFESIGPEIRQYFVANNREELPFNRIERSWIYASSKNENNYEGFGTDRDIYAHQHIFVNNAMIPFKVNDNHINATNTDFLPCAKVIGAHNKRRRPYRPASIINVSAMSFGSLSARAVDSLNKGCKIAGAYHNTGEGGLSPYHSNGSDVVFHFGTGYFGVRAEDGNFSMEKMKKLVENNPFIRAIELKLSQGAKPGKGGVLPGAKITQEIAGIRGVVVGKDVLSPPTHKAFDTLPEMVDFIEAIAKETGLPVGIKAAIGKLEQWEELTDIMVKTGKGPDFITVDGGEGGTGAAPPSFADHVSLPWVYGFGDLYKLFQRKGLEKQVVFIGSGKLGFPGKAAMAFSMGVDVINVAREAMMSIGCIQAQVCHTNKCPSGVATQNKWLQRGIDVPLKSERAGQYFKSFRKEFLEITHAAGYEHPCQFKMDDIEMNIDDHNLSAQLSTTYQYNKTPVPFNGMQTLKDCEHLGGYKKPTQ from the coding sequence ATGAATACATTTTTAAATTTTATTTCAAACATATCATGGTGGATGTGGATTTTAATTGTTTTAATAATAATTGCTATTCGAGATATTTTTCAAAAAAAACACACCATAAGTCATAACTTTCCAATTGTTGGACATTTACGCTATTGGTTTGAAAGTATTGGTCCAGAAATTAGACAATATTTTGTTGCTAATAATAGAGAAGAATTACCATTTAATCGTATAGAGCGTAGTTGGATATATGCATCTTCTAAAAACGAAAATAATTACGAAGGATTTGGTACAGACCGTGATATTTATGCTCATCAACATATTTTTGTTAATAATGCCATGATACCTTTTAAGGTGAATGATAACCATATTAATGCTACCAATACAGATTTTTTACCTTGCGCTAAAGTTATTGGAGCCCACAACAAAAGAAGACGACCATATAGGCCTGCATCTATAATTAATGTTTCTGCTATGAGTTTTGGTTCTCTATCTGCAAGAGCTGTAGACTCTTTAAATAAAGGTTGTAAAATTGCTGGTGCTTATCACAATACTGGTGAAGGTGGCTTATCTCCTTACCACAGCAATGGAAGCGATGTTGTTTTTCATTTTGGAACTGGTTATTTTGGTGTTCGCGCAGAAGATGGAAATTTTTCTATGGAGAAAATGAAAAAATTAGTTGAAAACAACCCTTTCATTCGTGCCATAGAGTTAAAACTTTCTCAAGGAGCTAAACCAGGAAAAGGTGGTGTTTTACCTGGTGCAAAAATCACTCAAGAAATTGCAGGTATTCGAGGCGTGGTTGTAGGTAAAGATGTTTTATCTCCTCCAACACATAAAGCATTTGATACTTTACCAGAAATGGTAGATTTTATTGAAGCAATAGCCAAAGAAACAGGTTTACCTGTAGGTATTAAAGCTGCCATTGGAAAATTAGAACAATGGGAAGAACTTACAGACATTATGGTAAAAACAGGTAAAGGACCAGATTTTATTACTGTTGATGGTGGCGAAGGTGGCACTGGTGCTGCACCTCCAAGTTTTGCTGATCATGTTAGTTTACCATGGGTATATGGATTTGGAGACCTTTATAAATTATTTCAAAGAAAAGGACTAGAAAAACAAGTCGTATTTATTGGTAGTGGTAAATTAGGATTCCCAGGAAAAGCAGCAATGGCTTTTTCTATGGGTGTAGACGTTATAAATGTTGCCCGAGAAGCCATGATGAGTATTGGTTGCATACAAGCTCAAGTATGCCATACAAACAAATGTCCTAGCGGTGTTGCGACGCAAAACAAATGGTTACAACGTGGTATAGACGTACCTTTAAAATCTGAACGTGCAGGACAGTATTTTAAATCTTTTAGAAAAGAGTTTTTAGAAATTACTCATGCTGCAGGTTATGAGCATCCATGCCAGTTTAAAATGGATGACATTGAAATGAATATTGACGACCATAATCTATCTGCCCAATTAAGTACTACATATCAATATAATAAAACACCTGTACCTTTTAACGGTATGCAGACTTTAAAAGATTGTGAGCATTTAGGTGGTTATAAAAAACCAACACAATAA